One window of the Rosa rugosa chromosome 3, drRosRugo1.1, whole genome shotgun sequence genome contains the following:
- the LOC133736937 gene encoding uncharacterized protein LOC133736937 isoform X1 — protein sequence MDPSPKKTFGSSKPEAQLVGPNENPKGCKPTLSGFSSTPFARRAGAETEAEAEMGKKKSKDGSHPRTETEHCTSTVFVSNLPYSFTNSQLEETFSEVGPIRRCFMVTKKGSTEHRGFGFVQFAVTTDADRSVELKNGVSVGGRKIAVKHAMHRAPFEQRRSKKDQGSELDETMNSKNGKDGDNPKEGNGASNLDTREIKLDKTMKSKNDKDAGNLKKEKDASKLEEKEKTVKSRKPVAPCKDVVAKVGGSEKQRVARTVIFGGLLNAGMAEDVHRQAREVGDVCSITYPFPREELQQHGLVQDGCKMDASAVLYNSVKSAHASVAMLHQKEIKGGIVWARQLGGEGSKTRKWKLIVRNLPFKAKVSDIKDMFSSAGFVWEVYIPQNSDTGMSKGFAFVKFTHRQDAENAIKKFNGQKLLKRPIAVDWAVPKQIYGSGNDTLASEDGEKGGRDGGNDSSSDDFEGDAGDACKKSQHLDGIDSASDDSNTTELKDIPTEIDFEEEADIARKVLKNLTMPSGTVTAVDNSALPKGNKEPTIDFEEEADIARKVLKKFTTPSGTVTTVDDSALPVSNKEPTIEESANETSKLSSETAPNKLSSESASASDVAKPQTEEVDDLHRTIFISNLPFEITNEEVKQRFSAFGQVQSFVPVLHPLTKRPKGTGFLKFKTIDAVNSAVSAGSAASGLGIFLKGRQLTVFQALDRKSAHEKEENMAKKEDIDHRNLYLAKEGLILAGTPAAEGVSANDMSKRQMLERSKAMKLKSPNFHVSKTRLVMYNLPKSMTEKQLKKLCMDAVTSRAKLQKPVIRQIKCLKDVKKGKIVAKNHSRGVAFIEFTEHQHALVALRVLNNNPETFGSEHRPIVEFALDNVQKLRARQVSQQTQQHAANGNQKEGRQFDHSNRADAHPSKKFENRRDKGDKRKLDEVVPNKEGEVENRGSDGAATEGQRFPKRQKNGSDRKAEKISSKKVLGGLSVEGSKRESHHQDGRKAGGGRSFAGEIKAVDAPTSISSRKTDVEPKKRKLQEQNYTEGGENMMRRRRPKNKDPTGRDVTDKLDMLIEKYRSTFSNQNSFQKGGGRQDSIRKWID from the exons ATGGATCCAAGTCCTAAAAAGACTTTCGGGTCATCAAAACCCGAAGCCCAGTTAGTAGGCCCAAATGAGAACCCGAAGGGTTGTAAACCCACCCTGAGCGGTTTTAGTTCCACTCCATTCGCCCGCCGAGCAGGAGCAGAAACTGAAGCAGAAGCAGagatggggaagaagaaaagcaaagATGGGAGCCATCCCAGAACCGAAACCGAGCACTGTACCTCCACCGTCTTCGTCTCCAATTTGCCCTACTCTTTCACCAATTCCCAG CTGGAGGAGACGTTCAGTGAAGTCGGACCGATCAGGCGGTGCTTTATGGTCACAAAAAAGG GGTCGACGGAGCACCGTGGTTTTGGCTTTGTTCAATT TGCTGTCACAACCGATGCTGATCGCTCCGTTGAGCTGAAGAATGGTGTGTCTGTTGGAGGTCGAAAGATTGCTGTTAAGCATGCCATGCACCGTGCACCTTTTGAACAACGAAGATCAAAGAAAGATCAAG GTTCTGAATTGGATGAAACTATGAATTCAAAAAATGGCAAGGATGGAGACAATCCTAAAGAGGGAAATGGTGCTTCAAACTTGGATACAAGAG AGATCAAATTGGATAAGACCATGAAGTCAAAGAATGATAAGGATGCTGGCAatttaaaaaaggaaaaggatgcTTCAAAGTTGGAGGAAAAAG AAAAAACTGTGAAATCCAGAAAACCAGTAGCACCATGTAAAGATGTAGTGGCAAAAGTGGGAGGTTCTGAAAAGCAGAG GGTTGCTAGGACTGTTATATTTGGTGGCCTTCTCAATGCTGGTATGGCGGAAGATGTTCATCGCCAAGCTAGGGAGGTTGGCGATGTGTGTTCTATAACTTATCCTTTTCCCAGAGAAGAGCTTCAACAACATG GTCTTGTACAAGATGGATGCAAAATGGATGCCTCAGCTGTACTTTACAACAGTGTTAAATCAGCTCATGCTTCTGTTGCAATGTTACACCAAAAGGAGATAAAAGGAGGAATTGTTTGGGCCCGTCAGCTGGGTGGGGAG GGTTCCAAGACTCGGAAGTGGAAGCTCATTGTCAGAAATCTTCCTTTCAAG GCCAAAGTCAGTGATATCAAAGATATGTTTTCATCTGCCGGATTTGTCTGGGAGGTTTATATACCACAGAATTCTGATACAGG GATGTCTAAAGGATTTGCATTCGTCAAATTCACACACAGACAAGATGCGGAAAAT gCAATAAAAAAGTTCAATGGACAAAAACTTCTTAAAAGACCAATAGCTGTGGACTGGGCTGTTCCTAAGCAGATATATGGTAGTGGCAATGACACCCTTGCTTCAGAAGATG GAGAAAAGGGCGGAAGAGATGGGGGAAATGATAGCAGCAGTGATGATTTTGAGGGTGATGCTGGAGATGCATGTAAAAAGTCCCAGCACCTTGATGGGATTGACAGTGCTTCAGATGACTCCAATACCACAGAGCTGAAAGACATCCCTACTGAAATTGATTTTGAGGAGGAAGCAGACATAGCAAGAAAAGTTCTAAAAAATTTGACCATGCCCTCTGGTACAGTAACTGCTGTTGATAATTCTGCATTGCCCAAAGGTAACAAGGAGCCAACTATTGATTTTGAGGAGGAAGCAGACATTGCAAGAAAAGTTCTAAAAAAGTTTACCACACCCTCTGGTACAGTAACTACTGTTGATGATTCTGCACTGCCCGTAAGCAACAAGGAGCCAACTATTGAAGAATCTGCTAATGAGACTAGTAAGTTATCTTCCGAGACTGCGCCTAATAAATTATCTTCTGAAAGTGCCAGTGCATCAGATGTTGCTAAACCACAAACGGAAGAAGTAGATGATTTGCATAGAACAATTTTCATCAGCAACCTTCCTTTTGAGATCACtaatgaagaagtcaaacaaagGTTTTCTGCTTTCGGGCAAGTGCAATCTTTTGTCCCAGTTCTTCATCCACTTACCAA GCGACCAAAAGGAACTGGCTTTCTCAAGTTTAAGACAATAGATGCAGTGAATTCTGCTGTTTCAGCTGGTAGTGCTGCATCTGGCTTGGGAATTTTTCTCAAGGGTAGACAACTGACAGTCTTCCAGGCTTTGGATAGAAAATCGGCTCACGAGAAGGAAGAAAATATGGCCAAAAAAGAGGACATAGACCACCGCAATCTCTATTTGGCAAAG GAAGGTCTTATTCTTGCGGGAACTCCAGCTGCAGAAGGGGTTTCAGCTAATGATATGTCAAAACGCCAAAT GTTGGAGAGGAGCAAGGCGATGAAGCTTAAATCTCCAAATTTTCATGTTTCAAAGACAAGATTAGTTATGTACAATTTGCCAAAGTCCATGACTGAAAAACAGCTTAAGAAACTTTGTATGGATGCTGTTACCTCACGAGCTAAGCTACAAAAACCTGTGATTCGACAG ATAAAGTGCTTGAAGGATGTGAAAAAGGGAAAGATTGTCGCAAAGAACCACTCTCGCGGTGTTGCTTTCATTGAGTTTACAGAGCACCAGCATGCCCTTGTGGCTCTGAGAGTTCTTAACAACAATCCTG AAACTTTTGGTTCAGAACATCGGCCAATTGTGGAGTTTGCACTTGATAATGTTCAGAAATTGAGAGCACGTCAGGTATCACAACAAACTCAGCAGCATGCCGCTAATGGTAATCAGAAAGAGGGGCGGCAATTTGATCACTCAAATAGAGCAGATGCCCACCCAAGCAAGAAGTTTGAAAACCGGAGAGACAAAGGTGACAAGCGAAAACTGGATGAGGTAGTACCAAATAAAGAGGGTGAAGTGGAAAATAGGGGAAGTGATGGAGCTGCCACTGAAGGGCAGAGATTTCCCAAGAGGCAGAAGAATGGTTCAGATAGAAAGGCAGAAaagatttcatcaaaaaaagtACTGGGAGGCTTATCGGTAGAAGGTTCAAAACGTGAAAGTCATCATCAAGATGGCAGGAAGGCTGGCGGTGGAAGATCGTTTGCAGGTGAAATCAAGGCAGTTGATGCGCCCACATCAATATCTTCGAGAAAGACAGATGTGGAACCAAAGAAGAGGAAGCTGCAGGAGCAAAATTACACGGAGGGAGGAGAGAACATGATGAGAAGAAGAAGGCCGAAGAATAAAGACCCAACAGGGCGGGATGTTACAGATAAACTTGACATGCTGATTGAAAAATATAGATCCACGTTCTCAAATCAGAATTCCTTCCAAAAAGGTGGCGGAAGGCAAGATTCAATTAGAAAATGGATTGATTAA
- the LOC133736937 gene encoding uncharacterized protein LOC133736937 isoform X2, with protein sequence MDPSPKKTFGSSKPEAQLVGPNENPKGCKPTLSGFSSTPFARRAGAETEAEAEMGKKKSKDGSHPRTETEHCTSTVFVSNLPYSFTNSQLEETFSEVGPIRRCFMVTKKGSTEHRGFGFVQFAVTTDADRSVELKNGVSVGGRKIAVKHAMHRAPFEQRRSKKDQGSELDETMNSKNGKDGDNPKEGNGASNLDTREIKLDKTMKSKNDKDAGNLKKEKDASKLEEKEKTVKSRKPVAPCKDVVAKVGGSEKQRVARTVIFGGLLNAGMAEDVHRQAREVGDVCSITYPFPREELQQHGLVQDGCKMDASAVLYNSVKSAHASVAMLHQKEIKGGIVWARQLGGEGSKTRKWKLIVRNLPFKAKVSDIKDMFSSAGFVWEVYIPQNSDTGMSKGFAFVKFTHRQDAENAIKKFNGQKLLKRPIAVDWAVPKQIYGSGNDTLASEDGEKGGRDGGNDSSSDDFEGDAGDACKKSQHLDGIDSASDDSNTTELKDIPTEIDFEEEADIARKVLKNLTMPSGTVTAVDNSALPKVTTVDDSALPVSNKEPTIEESANETSKLSSETAPNKLSSESASASDVAKPQTEEVDDLHRTIFISNLPFEITNEEVKQRFSAFGQVQSFVPVLHPLTKRPKGTGFLKFKTIDAVNSAVSAGSAASGLGIFLKGRQLTVFQALDRKSAHEKEENMAKKEDIDHRNLYLAKEGLILAGTPAAEGVSANDMSKRQMLERSKAMKLKSPNFHVSKTRLVMYNLPKSMTEKQLKKLCMDAVTSRAKLQKPVIRQIKCLKDVKKGKIVAKNHSRGVAFIEFTEHQHALVALRVLNNNPETFGSEHRPIVEFALDNVQKLRARQVSQQTQQHAANGNQKEGRQFDHSNRADAHPSKKFENRRDKGDKRKLDEVVPNKEGEVENRGSDGAATEGQRFPKRQKNGSDRKAEKISSKKVLGGLSVEGSKRESHHQDGRKAGGGRSFAGEIKAVDAPTSISSRKTDVEPKKRKLQEQNYTEGGENMMRRRRPKNKDPTGRDVTDKLDMLIEKYRSTFSNQNSFQKGGGRQDSIRKWID encoded by the exons ATGGATCCAAGTCCTAAAAAGACTTTCGGGTCATCAAAACCCGAAGCCCAGTTAGTAGGCCCAAATGAGAACCCGAAGGGTTGTAAACCCACCCTGAGCGGTTTTAGTTCCACTCCATTCGCCCGCCGAGCAGGAGCAGAAACTGAAGCAGAAGCAGagatggggaagaagaaaagcaaagATGGGAGCCATCCCAGAACCGAAACCGAGCACTGTACCTCCACCGTCTTCGTCTCCAATTTGCCCTACTCTTTCACCAATTCCCAG CTGGAGGAGACGTTCAGTGAAGTCGGACCGATCAGGCGGTGCTTTATGGTCACAAAAAAGG GGTCGACGGAGCACCGTGGTTTTGGCTTTGTTCAATT TGCTGTCACAACCGATGCTGATCGCTCCGTTGAGCTGAAGAATGGTGTGTCTGTTGGAGGTCGAAAGATTGCTGTTAAGCATGCCATGCACCGTGCACCTTTTGAACAACGAAGATCAAAGAAAGATCAAG GTTCTGAATTGGATGAAACTATGAATTCAAAAAATGGCAAGGATGGAGACAATCCTAAAGAGGGAAATGGTGCTTCAAACTTGGATACAAGAG AGATCAAATTGGATAAGACCATGAAGTCAAAGAATGATAAGGATGCTGGCAatttaaaaaaggaaaaggatgcTTCAAAGTTGGAGGAAAAAG AAAAAACTGTGAAATCCAGAAAACCAGTAGCACCATGTAAAGATGTAGTGGCAAAAGTGGGAGGTTCTGAAAAGCAGAG GGTTGCTAGGACTGTTATATTTGGTGGCCTTCTCAATGCTGGTATGGCGGAAGATGTTCATCGCCAAGCTAGGGAGGTTGGCGATGTGTGTTCTATAACTTATCCTTTTCCCAGAGAAGAGCTTCAACAACATG GTCTTGTACAAGATGGATGCAAAATGGATGCCTCAGCTGTACTTTACAACAGTGTTAAATCAGCTCATGCTTCTGTTGCAATGTTACACCAAAAGGAGATAAAAGGAGGAATTGTTTGGGCCCGTCAGCTGGGTGGGGAG GGTTCCAAGACTCGGAAGTGGAAGCTCATTGTCAGAAATCTTCCTTTCAAG GCCAAAGTCAGTGATATCAAAGATATGTTTTCATCTGCCGGATTTGTCTGGGAGGTTTATATACCACAGAATTCTGATACAGG GATGTCTAAAGGATTTGCATTCGTCAAATTCACACACAGACAAGATGCGGAAAAT gCAATAAAAAAGTTCAATGGACAAAAACTTCTTAAAAGACCAATAGCTGTGGACTGGGCTGTTCCTAAGCAGATATATGGTAGTGGCAATGACACCCTTGCTTCAGAAGATG GAGAAAAGGGCGGAAGAGATGGGGGAAATGATAGCAGCAGTGATGATTTTGAGGGTGATGCTGGAGATGCATGTAAAAAGTCCCAGCACCTTGATGGGATTGACAGTGCTTCAGATGACTCCAATACCACAGAGCTGAAAGACATCCCTACTGAAATTGATTTTGAGGAGGAAGCAGACATAGCAAGAAAAGTTCTAAAAAATTTGACCATGCCCTCTGGTACAGTAACTGCTGTTGATAATTCTGCATTGCCCAAAG TAACTACTGTTGATGATTCTGCACTGCCCGTAAGCAACAAGGAGCCAACTATTGAAGAATCTGCTAATGAGACTAGTAAGTTATCTTCCGAGACTGCGCCTAATAAATTATCTTCTGAAAGTGCCAGTGCATCAGATGTTGCTAAACCACAAACGGAAGAAGTAGATGATTTGCATAGAACAATTTTCATCAGCAACCTTCCTTTTGAGATCACtaatgaagaagtcaaacaaagGTTTTCTGCTTTCGGGCAAGTGCAATCTTTTGTCCCAGTTCTTCATCCACTTACCAA GCGACCAAAAGGAACTGGCTTTCTCAAGTTTAAGACAATAGATGCAGTGAATTCTGCTGTTTCAGCTGGTAGTGCTGCATCTGGCTTGGGAATTTTTCTCAAGGGTAGACAACTGACAGTCTTCCAGGCTTTGGATAGAAAATCGGCTCACGAGAAGGAAGAAAATATGGCCAAAAAAGAGGACATAGACCACCGCAATCTCTATTTGGCAAAG GAAGGTCTTATTCTTGCGGGAACTCCAGCTGCAGAAGGGGTTTCAGCTAATGATATGTCAAAACGCCAAAT GTTGGAGAGGAGCAAGGCGATGAAGCTTAAATCTCCAAATTTTCATGTTTCAAAGACAAGATTAGTTATGTACAATTTGCCAAAGTCCATGACTGAAAAACAGCTTAAGAAACTTTGTATGGATGCTGTTACCTCACGAGCTAAGCTACAAAAACCTGTGATTCGACAG ATAAAGTGCTTGAAGGATGTGAAAAAGGGAAAGATTGTCGCAAAGAACCACTCTCGCGGTGTTGCTTTCATTGAGTTTACAGAGCACCAGCATGCCCTTGTGGCTCTGAGAGTTCTTAACAACAATCCTG AAACTTTTGGTTCAGAACATCGGCCAATTGTGGAGTTTGCACTTGATAATGTTCAGAAATTGAGAGCACGTCAGGTATCACAACAAACTCAGCAGCATGCCGCTAATGGTAATCAGAAAGAGGGGCGGCAATTTGATCACTCAAATAGAGCAGATGCCCACCCAAGCAAGAAGTTTGAAAACCGGAGAGACAAAGGTGACAAGCGAAAACTGGATGAGGTAGTACCAAATAAAGAGGGTGAAGTGGAAAATAGGGGAAGTGATGGAGCTGCCACTGAAGGGCAGAGATTTCCCAAGAGGCAGAAGAATGGTTCAGATAGAAAGGCAGAAaagatttcatcaaaaaaagtACTGGGAGGCTTATCGGTAGAAGGTTCAAAACGTGAAAGTCATCATCAAGATGGCAGGAAGGCTGGCGGTGGAAGATCGTTTGCAGGTGAAATCAAGGCAGTTGATGCGCCCACATCAATATCTTCGAGAAAGACAGATGTGGAACCAAAGAAGAGGAAGCTGCAGGAGCAAAATTACACGGAGGGAGGAGAGAACATGATGAGAAGAAGAAGGCCGAAGAATAAAGACCCAACAGGGCGGGATGTTACAGATAAACTTGACATGCTGATTGAAAAATATAGATCCACGTTCTCAAATCAGAATTCCTTCCAAAAAGGTGGCGGAAGGCAAGATTCAATTAGAAAATGGATTGATTAA